In Euphorbia lathyris chromosome 10, ddEupLath1.1, whole genome shotgun sequence, the DNA window TGAAACTGGAAAAGGCTTTGTCAAATCTGCCATATGATCAATTCAACATCTCAGAGGAAGTACAAGAACAGGTATCTTTTGAAATACCTGTGAGTCTCTATGGTTATGGTCTCTATGGGACTCAACTTTGACTCACTTTTTTTTTACTAGGTTGCTTTGGTAAGGTCACAGTTGCGAAGAGCCGCAAAGAGGTATGGTTCAATGAATATGAGAATGATTTCTTTTCCCTTGGCTGAGCCCACAGATGGAGATGTTGATCAGATACGTAAGGGGAACAGCAGGATGTCTAGAAGCACACAATTTGAGAAAAATAGTACAATGACTGATGAAGTTGCGGGCAGGGTGGATGCTGTTTCAGGATGTAATGGGTTAAAGAATGATACAGACCAAGTCGCCCATGAATCAAATGAAGTTGACAGCAGCGAGAAAAATAATTTGGCTTGCAAGAACGTGGAGGATTTAAAGAAAGCTGATGCTCCTGCAATCCCTGATGATTTTTTGTGCCCAATATCTTTGGAATTAATGAGGGATCCTGTTATTGTCGCAACTGGTCAGGTACATTTTACAATTTTAAAGTACACCTAAAATGTGTCTCCATattcaaaataaatttataaaatctcAATTTTGATATATAACTTACAATTCTGCAGACTTATGAAAGGTCTTACATTCAAAGATGGATAGACACTGGGAATGCAACATGTCCAAAAACTCAGCAGAAGCTTGAACATTTGACACTGACTCCAAATTATGTTTTGAGAAGTCTAATAATGCAGTGGTGTGCACAGAACCATATTGAGCAACCAGCAGGATTAGCAAATGGAAGGATAAAAAAGAGTGATGGATCTTTTCGTGATGTAAATGGTGATGTGGCAGCCATTCAGGTACTAGTCCGTAGGCTCTCAAGCCGGTGCAAGGAGGAGTGTAGAGCTGCTGTATCTGAAATCAGATCATTATCAAAAAGAAGCACAGATAACAGGATACTAATAGCAGAAGCAGGAGCTATTCCTGTTCTTGTCAACCTTTTAACTTCTGAAGATGTGTCAATACAAGAAAATTCAGTTACTGCTATTCTAAATCTTTCCATATATGAATCTAACAAGGCAATGATAATGCTTGCTGGTGCCATTCCTTCTATTGTTCAAATTCTCCGAGCTGGGAGCGCAGAAGCAAGAGAGAATGCAGCAGCAACACTTTTTAGCTTGTCACTTGGGGatgagaacaaaataataattggtGCATCCGGGGCAATACCAGCTTTAGTAGAGCTGCTTGAAAATGGAGGGCCAAGAGGAAAAAAAGACGCTGCAACAGCCTTGTTCAATCTTTGCATTTATCAAGGCAACAAGGGTAGGGCTGTGAGGGCTGGAATTATTCCAGCATTACAAAAGATGCTAACGGACGCTAGAAATTGCATGGCTGATGAGGCACTGACCATTCTTTCTGTTCTAGCTAGCAACCAAGATGCAAAAGTTGCGATAGTAAAGGCTAGTACTATACCTGTTCTGATAGATCTGTTGAGAACAGGTCAGCCCCGCAACAAAGAGAATGCAACAGCCATTTTGCTTTCCTTATGCAAGAGAGATCCTGAAAATCTTGCCTGCATAAGCAGACTTGGTGCTGTCATACCACTGATGGAGCTTGCAAAGAGCGGCACCGAGAGGGCCAAGCGGAAGGCAACTTTATTGCTTGAGCATCTTCAGAAGGTACACCAACACCAACGCTAGCAGAGGTAGTTGACCAAAAAtctatattttcaaaattttcaaattttttttgtttctttgatCCATATTTATTTGACAACGATTGCCTCACCATTAATGTGAAACTGAGAATATAAGCATGGGAGACAAAGACAAAGTCTTTCTCGTTGCTCTCATTGTATTTATTTCCTTCATTTTTTTGAGTGTGTAAAAAATACGATTGATCTTCTGATGTTAATTTTGGTTCATGATTGATTGCCAAGTTGGTTTATGATCCAAAGGAGAACACAACATCCTTTTAAAGCTTTACATGGACTTGGTGTTGCACAATGTTATTAATAAACTGGAATATAAAACCATTGAAGTTTTGAGCGATTAAGAGGCAATTTGACACTTCAATTTAGTCTCAGTTTGGTTCAAAGTGAACTTAAGTATCACTTTGCTCCTTGAACTTAGCATTTTGGACAGATTGATTTAAAAAGACACATGTGAAGATTGAAATTGACACAGCAAACAAATTCCCCAATCATTTATCTACTTGTGTCATGTTTGGGTTAATTTGGCAAGAAAATACCAACACATAATGTTCCTTTTTTGAGACATTAATCCTGCCTTCACTGCCTAATGGGCCGAATTGTCCCTTTGTACGGTTTTTGAATGTCATAAATCTCACCCCATTGAAGAAAAGCataatttatagtttttctgAATATTGCAACAATACAAgctagatttttttttgaatgatgAGAACAAAATTTTGACCCACATTATATACTTCTGTTTTGttgtaaataaaaatatgtatttAATTTTAGAGTAaggttttaatttttctttttatttaagatAGGTTTGCCACACGTCGTATGGCTTGTCGTTTCATCATAAAGTGGCGTATCGGATTAACAATATGGGACGTCTGGCACGAATCAACGGAAACGGAACTGAGCCAAAAGCTAGCACATGAAGTCGGACTCCCTACTCACACTTATGCCTACCCACAAACCATCTCTAACCAAAAAAGTTAGAGTtagtgggatgatgtggcaAGGTAGTTGAATGAAAATCGGTGGAAGTTGAGAAAGTTAAAATAGTGGGTTGATGTGCCAAAGGTAGTGGGTAATTTCtaagagaaaaataagggtatTGAGCGGCTAATCACATCAACTAATCCTCctcaaaaaactataaattacaccacaaGTCTTCCTTCCAAATCACCAACAATCAACCCAACACAATCCCAAAAACACCTACTCAAATGTCAAGTTCATATATCCTTAACCTTTGTCCTTCATAGTTCTTAGttctattttcatttttctaactTGTTTTACCTTCAATTCGATTCCTTAGTAACTCATTTTTAGGTTCTTtccatttaattcacaattCCTAAGCCTAAAGTCATCAATTCATTAGCTAGAATCCCGTTGCAATCATTTTTCCAGCTTAGCCTCGCTGGTTCAAGCGATGTCATGTATGCTTATTAGGCTATAATTTGATTTCCTTGGCTAATAACCATTCCCTTGGGGGTGGAGATCTTCCATGCTAAGTGTTGAATGGATAACGTGTCCCTGAGTCAAATAGCAAAGGTCAACCTatgaccatatatatatatagagaggaGTAAAGTAAAGTTTTAGGCGTTTTAGGGTTTTTAAGGTTTCGTTCATCTCATTCCGCCTCCATCCATTATCTAACTTCGTTCTTCCCCAGTTTTCCTTTTTCGACTCCACTGTCTTTTCAGTTCTCAATCTATCGTCTACCCCCGTAACCCTCTTCACCTCAGGTCTCCATCTCTCAGTGACCGTCATAACCCTCTTCCCCAGTTCTCCATCTCTTGCTGACCGCGAATCGCCTCAGTTCTCCATCGATGACCTCAATTGAATTTGTAACTGCTCTAAGGTAGGttatcttatcttttttttaatacttCTGTCTTAAATTAGCTTTCAAAAAATGAGTAGAAATATTGAAGTTCTAAATTCGAACTTTAACTCTGTTTGAACTTGTTTTTCTTCCTCTGTTGAGCGCAAACTCTTCATTCATTTTTCATCTTAATTTTATAGAAAATTTCTCTCCAGGATCCAAATAATCATGTATATTGTGACCGATTTAGCAACCAGATTTTTGGTTGGTAATTACTGTTTTTCTTGCAGTGAATCATGTATATTGTGATTGGATAATTACATTTAATAATCTATTTGTTACTATCTGTTCCATTAGATttaagaagttttttttttaaatataaatagttttagtttttcaataatttttagtttagtttttcaaTCCATTGTGATTTTGTTTTGGTGTTCAACGTATATATACGTTTATTTCCTAATAAATTTTAACCTAATATACATTATTTCCTAATAAATTTTAACCTAATCAATTAAAATGTATTAATTTGACTCGCGTGTTGAGTTTTTCAATCCAAACATtgtacttttgtttttgttttggtgTTCAACGTATACATAcgttttttaacattttaacgTTTATTTCCTAATCAATTAAAATTTGTTAtgttttttaacattttaacgTTTATTTCCtaatcaattaaattttattaactttttaatgtttatttcctaatcaattaaaatttgttaatttgtacgctttttaacattttaatgtttatttcctaatcaattaaaatttattaatttgactcGAATGTTTGATAAATACGCGGATACATGCATCTTTTCAGTAATTAGTGAAAAGTTTCATTGTGAAGTCGACGAGTTTAGGAAATTAAAATCATACTccaccctatatatatatatatacctattccAATTATTGGAAAAATTCATATCTTTTCGTTTCCTTCCACTCTGAATTCTTTGTCTCCGAAGATATGGAGAAACCTATGGAAATTGCAATCACAACAATTCAGGTCTTAGTTAAAGACACAATGATACGTATGCTATATCTTTATTCTCTTTCTCCGAAGTAATACTCCCGGCAAATGAATTCACGACACAtccattataatttttttttcaccaatCATGTTCCTATGGTGGGATTCAAAATGATTATCATTGGCACCAAGTATTATTTTGGAGTACCCTAAAATTTATTATCTATcttagtgtttttttttcttttgttatttATCAACTTCAACTCTAAAACAAACGATTGCAGATGCAAAGGGACAAGCGGGAGGAAGAATTGAGAGggaaaattgaagaaaacaagTTAAAGATTTCCGAGGCTGAAAATGAAATTACTAATGGGATTCCCGTTAGGTcctgatgggtgtcgaatccaccaaagataattataacttcacttagccgaaaataaattgtaaaagagcaagtaaaggtcgtacccaaaggattaatactgatctaatcacaaatataaccaagcaattaacaaaaagtaaataggggggattgaaattgttgattaatgaataaataaaaattgcagagtcaaattgaaattgaatgtaaaattatatgttggaatttcagTTAAGGGAGATTCCGCAGGCCAAACAATTATTTTCCGTCGATCATTgacggtgagacattatcttaattaacatgatctggattggttatagccgttccttattcattcccgacctaatccttccttaattgtaaagcaaatcctagagcgcctttcaaaaaaaaaaaaaagaattaattcTTTTCAATTAATACCATTATATTGTAAGTTTTAATACAATTATAGATTTAGATAATTTAATGACTCAATGCATCATTTGTCTCTTACActtatccaaaaagcttgaCTGATCTCCTAAATTTTCAAAGAGTTCCGATAATTCCCTcaacttgtgtaaaatgtacCGATAGCTCcgcaacttgcttaaaatgtaatcaattaattactcacttgcaaaaaagtaagttgcaTGCAAAATTTGTATTACACGGAACttgaaaaggtaaaatgactaaAGTCGAGACATGAGGTTCCAATATCAGATAGAACAAGTTTTACAGTTGAACAAGTAAAAATTTCTTTTTCAACATGTTTTAATATAtcatgtgaattatgtaataacattttaaggcaCGTGCAACACACCTTCCACATGTAGCTTACCTCCTTTCAACAGAGTGATTAATTAACTATTTTAAGCAATTCGAGGGGATATCAtgacattttaaacaagttgaatggGATTGGGACACTTTGCAAGTTTAAaggcaatcaagctttttgaacaagttcatggGGGAAAATGATAAGGCTAATTTAATATTACATAAACTATAGTAAAACcctcataaattaatactcgataaattaataacctctttaaaataataatttcttctggtcccgacttggacTAGTTGagtaaattaatactcgataaattaatatctctataaattaataaaatttcatggtcccaatattattaatttatagaggttttactgtataaccACTAGATGAGTGGTTTGGCGGTCatctcgataaaagctcggtgGTGTTCAGCTCAAtttttccgactcgtaatcatccatttacGGGGTTCTCGGGTTGTCACGCATCAATTAGTTTCATAATTTCAGTTTTAATCagcatattaccatgcatttttttcataatttctttgataaaaaaacataaattttaatgtttctgactcgtaatcatccattttcagAGTTCTCGGATTGTCAcgtatcaattattttcatcaGTTTTGATCGGAAGAGAGAACCAATTAAtagttttttaaagaaaaatatgaaaagggcaaaaatatCAATATGGAGGCGGTGATAAGTATAATTAGAGGGCGGTGAATAACAATCcactaaatataaaatataagcATAGCCTCTACCTTCAACATACCATAGATACAAAATATGTCAACTCTACAAAATATTAACATAATCTAATAGATTCTTACACTAGACTATGAAGAATATCTTCTATAGTTGGTATCAACATTGTGCACAAGGTAATCGGAGTGTGCATGTATACACGTTGGAGTTTTTAGGCTATCGGCGAGGGCTCAACTGTCGGAATCTGAGATCCAAAAGACTTCAAGATACCTAGAAAGGTTGAGATAcaatatataagaaaaaaatgGGACTCAAATGGTAATCTGGATGCAAAATGCGAGTAATAGAtcgcaaatatatatatacacgtgaaaataatagaaaaaatttaaaaatatattatcttttgTTTGTTGgaccaaaaaagccaaatcttTCGTCAAATTTTAATATTCCGTATCTAAATCTAttctaaaattagaaaaaatatagaatttttttaaaacctACTTGCAATTAGTGTGGAACATAATAtatgtgtattttaataatCTTTGAAATGGACTCAATACTAGGTGCATTTTATTCCTTATccctatatataattaaataaatgaaaaaattaaatttaggataaaaaaataatagtatTAGTAATCAAtaaagagaaatacaatagctTAGCATTGTttgggttttttttatataaaaaaatatttatgtgttatttgacttaaaaaaaataaagaaaaaaattattaaagaaaaagaaaataatggtAATTAATATTTGAAATGGTAGTTAATAACGTGAttggaaaataatataatcataaatatttaatgtttaaaattcaAAGAACACAGGCAAAATGAAAACAAcatattccataaaaaaaaaacatataaatatttCGAATAAGGGTGTTTTAGTCCCAATATCTATCTATCTTTGTTgtaaaattaatttcaatatgctttttttctataaaaacaaaaaagaaaatactaacttttaaaatttatgtttttcatttccaagtaaaaatttattaggagaaagaaaataaattagaataaaataatTGGATAATAAATTGTATTAATTGAAACAAGAATCTctacttatttttttacatttttctagGTACCCACGGATGGGTAATacccattatatatatatatatatatatatatatattaacgcatTTCTAATAAATGATTAACTTCTTacgaaacaaaaaataaatagatgATTAAGTTAATATATCCCCGCGATACTAATTTATTCCCTTTAAATCGGCTTCAGGAGTAGGCTAAAGAGGGAGGTTAGGGATTCGTCGCGTGAATAGTCTCGGATTTAggtatatacatttttatccgTACCGCAGTCGAGAGCTGAATACAATCTTGCGCAGTCGAGAGGTGAATGCAATCTTAAGTTAGTTCATCCGTACCGCAGTCGAGAGGTGAATACAATCTTGCTTTAAATCATCCGTACCGCAGTCAAGAGGTATTCAATCTCGCATCATCCGAGGTACTTCCGGTTATCGCAATCCGGTACGTATTCCTCTTTaccgttttttttttctgaattattattttctttttttgaacCCTTTTGTTCTGAATTATTAATAGCTTGACTATTGATGTTATATAGgatgttttatttttccctgataattttttttaggattaatttttTAGTTCCATACTAGCAGTATACACGGAAAGTTTTGTTTTTTGTTGGGAAGCAAGTTTATTTTTTGGTTAAATCATAATATTCCTAGAAGAATAAGGAAACATTCATATCAAGACCAACAAAAGATGAAAAGATAGTAGATTGACAGAAAAATATTACAAGTAAAATTCTATAAGGAAAAGTCTTAGGGGTGTTTGTTTAGAGCATCCTTAATGTTAATTACAAGGCATAAAGTCTATTTAGCCTCCTAAACTATAGAACACTACAAAAAATCTACCATTATTAAAAAACGTTTGTAATAATTAAATATCCACTTATTAAAAACTAATTAGATGTTCAAAAGCCCCTTGTTATAcactaattataataattaaaaacccttattaaaatatattattaataataaatgaatcccttattaaaacatatttatAATAATGCTCTTGttaaatcatcatttttcacaATTAAAAAACGTCTTTATCACAAAATATATAATGATAAACAATTGTTTGTTAAATCGTCATTTTTCACGATTAAAATTAACCATAAAAAGTTatcatataataaaaattgaaagGTCAACCATCCAATAATTACAATATATATCCCAAAAGTTGTTTGTAAAGTTAATTTCATCAAGAGAGATACATACAATTTCCTATTTACCTaacaaaatatatcaaaaaaGTTGTATCTTGAACCAAAAAGTTGATTGATTGTCCAAATATATGCTCGGTCAAGTGGCAAACTGTTGTTGCATCAAATAGCCTGCAAGAAATAACAAGAAAATTCCAGAATTAGTTGATCACATTGATATGTTTTAGATAGACAAACATATTTGACAGTAATATCTTTACTCTCATTTTACTTTCAATTCTGAAAACACTCATCATGTATATTGGTTACAAACAATGAACAGTTTTTAGCCATACTCTGGTAGTCAGTAGTCGATCCCAAGCATATGTTAATCTACAAATATCCTAATTAGCATAATCAGTACAATGACAGACCCAATATGCCAAATAGATAACCCCAAATCAAATCGAATAAGCCCAATTTTGTTCTAGAAACAAGAACTATCAGTTCTAGAAACAAAACGGGTACCTGTTATGTTTCGAGAAATTCCAATTCTGTTTCTAAAACTGCAAGTTCTGTTTCCAGAAAATTAAGATCATTACAACAACCTATATCTATAAGTATATAAACCATTTCAAGTGCTTAAATATATTCATGATGTAATAAGAGTTCAATGAATGACCCAACCCTCCATTCTATAGCATCTTATATATGGAGGATGTAATAAAGTTATGAAACATGCAGATTCTCATCATATTGTGAGTAGATATTGAAAAATTGTTAAGAGTAAAAGCACATAATGTTCTCTGCCTCTTCTTCACGTATAGGTGAGTCCTATACATGGTGTAAAGTTTTTACTACAATTCTAGGGTAAATTCCACCCATTATGCTTGAACTATATCATTATTAATAGAGTAGCCCGTAAACTTTCATTTCTTGACATATAAATCCTTGAACTTTGCATTAGTGTAACCCTGAAGTCCAATTCGAAAAAATACATTAATAGTTTAAAGGAATGCTTCCTTGAACAGACTACATTGTGACATTTTTTTATCCATGCCACCATATAGTCTGTCGTACCTGTCGCATTTTGTTAAATACGACAAACGATAGAATATATAGTCTGTTGTACATGTCGTATTTTGTTAAAATACGACAGACGACAGAATATATAGTCTGTCGTACATGTCGTACTTTAAAAAAATACGACAGGCGACGTAGTATATTGACTGTCGTACCTGTCGtattattttaaaataccaCAGATAGCAGAATATATATTCTGTCGTACCTGTCGTATTTTCATAAATATTTTGGAAATAATGTCTAAGAATCTCTCCAAAATCTGCTCTTTGATCATTGATTCACCGACTGACTTTTTTATTAAACCTCACCCAAGGCAAATCTCGCCCCAAGAGTTTACACATCTCCATTCGGTACTTCGGTATTTAACACAAAAAGTAGAACATAAATGAATATAATCATTTAGTGAGATTTATAGAATTAAGCCACCAAAAGTACTGTTTTATTTACATTTAGGATCCAAAAAGAGCAAGTcttaaatacaaataaaaagaGCATTAAGCACTAGAACAAAAGACAAAAACAACATGAGGAACTCAAATAGGGCCTTCATACAAAGAAGCATCACTAGTTCTCATAAATATAGTATCTCGTACCTATCGTATTTTCAAAACTACCCCTGAAATGCACTAAATCTACAATGTCTAACTATCAGACAAATGCAAACTTGTTTCTAGATTATCTACTAATAACTTCTAATGATACAACTCGGCTGCAAAATGCAATCTAAAATAGAAGCCATACGATCCGTCAAAGTTGCACACAAACTGATCATGTCGGGTTTCACACCTTTCAGTTATAACTTGGGCAAAAGCACAAGTGAATATGCCACAGTCATTTGACCCACTTAGTTGTTGTGGACAACCAGGAACTTTGCTCCAGGTTATGTCTCATTTCACTTGTGCCTCCGACCAATGACCATTCTTAACCATGACTCTTCTAATGATATCCAGACGTAAACTTAAAAACATTTCTAGTGATTCCTCACTGCAATTTGACACCAGGCTGTCATATATGTATAAATGCATATCCTGCAGCATAAGAACCCCTAGGAACCAGTGCTCGTTTTTATAGTTTATCGGAATAAGTACCATATGAACTTCACTCCACATCCGGATGAACTGCGTTGGCATCCCATTCACTCGGTCCAGAAATAATGATCCATCCCAGCCTTCCTCCTTGTAGCCCTTCACAAAACAGTCTTGAGATATGCAACCAATGAAATCCGAGTCGACGGTAGTCCATATATTAGTCTTTGTGTAAGAACGGCGTCGGAGTAAAGTAAACCACCCACTGACATGCTGtttcaatatttaaaatataagtaCGTAAAAATGTATATAAGAATAAATACAATGTGACATCAAGACACTTACATCATTGTCGACGTTTTGACCAGATGTGTGTATCTGTTCAAACCAAGCTTTACTTGGCAAGTGATATTG includes these proteins:
- the LOC136208895 gene encoding U-box domain-containing protein 11-like; protein product: MEGGGGVSGTNHLAAAALLLKILSEIVGISTRNGSRINANGFLFKKDCTDLVRRISLLTHFFEEMRDSKAEPAPLDASGSCSSSSGNWFSDLVDALQAANRLLQAAATFRSIDNSDEAAKKISIQFHSVTLKLEKALSNLPYDQFNISEEVQEQVALVRSQLRRAAKRYGSMNMRMISFPLAEPTDGDVDQIRKGNSRMSRSTQFEKNSTMTDEVAGRVDAVSGCNGLKNDTDQVAHESNEVDSSEKNNLACKNVEDLKKADAPAIPDDFLCPISLELMRDPVIVATGQTYERSYIQRWIDTGNATCPKTQQKLEHLTLTPNYVLRSLIMQWCAQNHIEQPAGLANGRIKKSDGSFRDVNGDVAAIQVLVRRLSSRCKEECRAAVSEIRSLSKRSTDNRILIAEAGAIPVLVNLLTSEDVSIQENSVTAILNLSIYESNKAMIMLAGAIPSIVQILRAGSAEARENAAATLFSLSLGDENKIIIGASGAIPALVELLENGGPRGKKDAATALFNLCIYQGNKGRAVRAGIIPALQKMLTDARNCMADEALTILSVLASNQDAKVAIVKASTIPVLIDLLRTGQPRNKENATAILLSLCKRDPENLACISRLGAVIPLMELAKSGTERAKRKATLLLEHLQKVHQHQR